A segment of the Bos mutus isolate GX-2022 chromosome 17, NWIPB_WYAK_1.1, whole genome shotgun sequence genome:
CATTCCTTCCCACAGCGCCAGGACATGGAGCTTGGTCCCCCAGGTGGGGACAGTACCTAGAGCCAGCCAGTGTGGTCAAGTTCCAGGAACTGTGGGGCCCAGCACAGTTGATGGGGTTTCTTCTGGAGCCCATCCTCCTCCTTGAAGGAGCTCAGTTCGCACGCTGAGCTGCCCAGCCTACCTAACCCCCTCCTCCCAGCTTAGGACCTCAGGGGAAGTTCTAGCGTCCCCTGGCCAGGTGTGTCCCAACAGCTGCAGTGTTCTGGCTCTGGGGTGTGACAGATGGTGTGGCAAGGGTGGTTCCTGTCCCGCTGTGGTGGTCAGCTGTGCTTGGGGGCACACATTCTCCTTCTACCCAGGGTTTCTAGCAGGGACAGCCTTAGAAAGAGGCAGACTGGGTCCAGAGTAGGGCGTCtgagcccctccccctccctagGGGACAGAATGTGGGGTCAGCTCTCACCAGCCTCAGCTGAGGGCGTCCAGGAGCTATTCGTCTTCCACTTTAAgccctgtgtttttctttttaactgagaTTTATTGAGTACCTTCTGTGGGCTGGCCCTTTGTTAAAAACATGTCAAGACCTCATTTAATCTCCTTGGTGATTGTCTTTGTCTGGGCTGCTAAAACAGAATACCACAacctgggtggcttataaacaacagatatttatttctcaccattcaggaggctagaagtctaagatcaaggtgccaacaaATGCAGCATCTGGTAAGGGACTGACTTGCTAGTTCATAGACACTGTCTTACTACTTGCTGTGTTCTCACAGGGCAAGAGTGGTGAGGGGGTCCCTGGGggttctcttttataagggcactaatcctattgCAAGGGtgccaccctcatgacctaatcaccccaAAAGCCCTGCCTCCTAACGCCATCAccttgggggttaggatttcaaataTGAATTTAGAGTGTCCACAGACATTCAGTCTGTAGTAGCAGGTGTGAGGAAAATGCTGTTAACCCCTTTGCACACGGGCTTTAGAGCTAAGTGGACTTAAGTATAGATCCTCCACTCAGCAGCAGAATAACACTTGGGACTgctgacttcacctctctgagcttcagtttcctcatttgtgaaaacaTAATAATAGTGTTGCTAATAATcattgatgggcttcccaggtgactcagtggtaaagaatctgcctgccaatgcaggagacacaggagacgtgagttcagtccatgggtcgggaagatcccccagaggaggaaatggcaacccactccagtattcttgcctgggaaatcccatggacaaaggagcctggcgggttacagtacatggggtcgcagagtcggtcatgactgagcaactaacacacgcacacacacacatatacacacatagccaattaacaatgttgtgatagttttgggtGTATAGCggagtgactcagccatacatatacatgtatccatcacTGACGCTTTATTAAGTGtaatatagatgtatatatgcaTGCCAGGTCTTATGCTAAGGGCTTTATTCATTAATCTGTTGAATCCTTGTAACAACCCCTGTGGCACTGAGAGCTTACCAGTGGAGGACTCAGTTTACTCTTAATGGCTCTCTAGAGGTAGAGATACCAGGTTTAAGGGAACAGATTGGTTACTGTATATGTTGGCAtgttccccctcccctccccatataGGCACCCAGCTCTGGGCCCCATGTACCTGATGGGTCTGGACATTTCCAGTGAGTGAAACAACAGCCCGTGGGCCTAGAGCAGCTAAGCAGCTGGCTCTCCTGTTTGtcctttctctagtttcagcttCCGGGGCAGCAGGCCAAAACAGGAAGAGGAAgtgccaggggtggggaggaggcaggaggtaTGCCCTGCTGGGGGTGCCCCCCTTTTCCAGCATGGTCAGGCCTGAGGACAGAGACCAGGGAGCCTGGGTACAGCCCTTAACCTGCTGTGCCCTGATGCCCTAAGTGCTAAGAAATCTCAGCATTGGCCTTAGGCCACCAGTGATCCTAAAAATGGCCCAAATCCTCATGGCGCACTGCCCCAGATTTATGTGaacttaaaacattttacaaactCCTGGGCTGAGAAGTTTATACAACCATCAATTGTGGGAATTCCAAGACAAAAGTCTGCGAATCCTGTTGAAATTGTCTGAAAAGTCCTATGACTATATATACCTGGGTGTCTTAAGAAATATCCAGTATTTTCACCAGATTCTCAAAGTATCTGACCCCATATCAGCTCTAGATGGTGACCTTAATCTTGCCACATCCCCTCCTTTGTCAGAGACAAAGGGAAGATTCTTGACCAAGGTCACCCAGGGGGAAGCAgtggtgattctggagcccaaactCAGGCTTGCCAATTTGGCTTTGGTGTCCTCAGCTCAGGTTGGGGGATAGAAACCCAGCCCAGGCAGGGGGGGTTCATATAGAGATGCTGGGATTGGGAGTGaagtttttaaactgaattaCAACAATACTAATAAAGCTCCTTTTATTGAGGGTTTACTCTAGGCCAGGCACTAAggatttgaagtgaagtgaaagtcacgcagtcggttcgactctttgagaccccatggactgaatagtccatggaattctccaggccagaatactggagtgggtagcctttccctcctccaggggatcttcccaacccaggggtcgaacccagatctcccacattgcaggcaaattctttaccagctgagtcacaagggaagcccaagaatactggagtgggtatcccttcttcagcagatcttcccaacccaggaatcaaaccagggtctcctgcattgcaggcagattctttaccaattgagctgtcagggaagcccaaggatttGATGTGGGATTAATTCCGTCCTCACAACTCTCTGAGTTATGTCCTAGTATTCTGTTTTGggatttggctgcactgggtcttggttgtggtgctcgagatcttcagtcttcattgcaacACATGGAATCTTTAGTAGCAGCATGCAGACTGTTGGCATGTGGCACTcggaatctagttccccgaccagggatcaaacccagtgcccctgcattgtgagtgtggagtcttagccactggaccaccagggaagtccctgggttttttgtttgttcagccatgctgtgcagcgtgcaggatctttgttccctgaccagggatcaaaccttgacAGTGAAATTGCTGAGTCCTAACCCTGGAGTGCCAGGGAATTGCCCCTAtagtccctttttttttcttttttcttttttttacagatgaggaaactgaggctcaaaaagtTGAAGGAACTTGCCAGAGTCACACAGCCTAATAAAGGGCAGAGGAGTCAGGGCTTGAAGCaagcagcctggctccagagcccatgctcctaaCCACTGCCCCACACTGCCTTTCCAGGCCtcagaaggctgaggaggtaCAAGAAATGAAAGCAGACGGGGCCAGGTATTACAGACAAGAAAGCTGGAAGGAAGGAGCCCATTCCCTCCCCAGGAATAAGGAGGGATCAGGGCAGGAGCTTGTGGGTACATTTTAGCCTCAGACCTCCCCCTTCTGAGCTTGGCACATACACAGCAAACCCTTTATAAAGGGTCATTCTCCTTAATGGTATTGCCATTGGCACTTGCGCCCCAGTCTCTGGCCTCGGCAGGCAGCCCCTGGCAGTGTGCCCACCACCCGCTTCTCCCAGCCCAGATCTGATGAGCTGGCTTCTTTACATGGGGGTGATTTGCAAGGCCCAGGTGAGAGGGGGTGGGTGGCAGGGCCTGGAGCATGCCCCTGGTAACCCCGGATCCACAGGTCTCCAGGAACTGGGGAGCAGCTAGTACGTCAGCCGTGGGGCTCTGAGCCCAgcgctggggctggaggaggagatggcctCAGGGCTTGCAGTCTGCACCGCAGCACCCTGTCACAGCCCGTCTCTTCTGGGAAGCCTGTCTTGATTCCTTTGTGGTTGGTGCTCTGTGTTCTCAGAAAGGGCCTGGTATGACCTGGGAGGGCCTTCATCCCTTCACCCCACGCCTCTTCTTATGCCCAGAAGCAAGGCAAGAAGAAACCTCTCTTTGGGAATGGGAGTGTGGCTCCAATAGGGAGGGTGCCTTTTTTCAttaatgttaacttttttttttagtcatagTGAAATTTACATATaacttaccattttaaccatttgtgGTGACTACTATTTGGAGGGTATTTGTCATgtactgaaagtgttagttgctcagttgtgtccatctcacTGGGACTCtctggactgtcgcctgccagacttctctgtccatgaaattctccaggcaagatactggagtgggttgccatttcctcctccaggggatcttcctgactcggggatcaaatctaggtctcctgtgttgcaggcagattctttaccgtctgaaccaccagggaagcccagtactaGGAACTCTCACTTAATTGTTAAAATGAGCCTATGAACTGATATGATGtccctgttttacaaataaaaatgctgaggctcagagaggttcagtgacTTTCCCAAGGATCAACAGCTCAAGAGTagcagaactgggattcaaatccaggcagcCTGGCCTTGAGCCTTTTCTGTTTATCAGTACTTTCTGCCATTTCTCAACCCTAAGTGGGTGAGTCTATCATCCCCGTTATAacagaagctgaggctcagagaggcctcACAGTGACTTACCCAGGGTCCCAGAGCCTGACGGGAGGAGAGCCTCTGAGCTGTGACGGTCCTCATCACTCAGCCCCCCTCTCCCCGCTCTTCCCCGCAGGTGGCAATGGTGGAGGTACAACTGGACGCTGACCACGACTACCCTCCGGGGCTGCTCATCGCCTTCAGCGCCTGCACCACGGTGCTGGTGGCCGTGCACCTGTTTGCGCTCATGATCAGCACCTGCATCCTGCCCAACATCGAGGCCGTGAGCAACGTGCACAACCTCAACTCAGTCAAGGAGTCGCCCCACGAGCGCATGCACCGCCACATCGAGCTGGCCTGGGCCTTCTCCACCGTCATCGGCACGCTGCTCTTCCTGGCCGAGGTCGTGCTGCTCTGCTGGGTCAAGTTCTTGCCCCTCAAGAAGCAGCCAGGCCAGCTGCGGCCCACCAGCAAACCCCCGGCCGGCGGGGCGGCCGCCAACGTCAGCAGCACCGGCGGCATCACCCCAGGCCAGGCCGCCGCCATCGCCTCCACCACCATCATGGTCCCCTTCGGCCTGATCTTTATCGTCTTTGCCGTCCACTTCTACCGCTCACTGGTCAGCCATAAGACAGACCGACAGTTCCAGGAACTCAACGAACTGGCCGAGTTTGCCCGCCTGCAGGACCAGCTAGACCACAGAGGGGACCACCCCCTGACCCCGGGTAGCCACTATGCCTAAGCCTCCCTGGGCTGGGCAGTTCAGAGCTTTGGCCTTACGCCTTTCCCCACGACCTTGTCCTGCCCCAGCCTCAAGGACAGCGTGTGCAGGGGGCTGGGCTTTCGTCAGGGAGGGGCAGAAAGTGGAggaaagaggcttttttttttaaaagagaagttacTGCACTTTG
Coding sequences within it:
- the LOC102274230 gene encoding calcium release-activated calcium channel protein 1, with protein sequence MHPEPAPPPSSNSPELPLSGGNSTSGSRRSRRRSGDGEPPGSPPPPPPPTVTYPDWIGQSYSEVMSLNEHSMQALSWRKLYLSRAKLKASSRTSALLSGFAMVAMVEVQLDADHDYPPGLLIAFSACTTVLVAVHLFALMISTCILPNIEAVSNVHNLNSVKESPHERMHRHIELAWAFSTVIGTLLFLAEVVLLCWVKFLPLKKQPGQLRPTSKPPAGGAAANVSSTGGITPGQAAAIASTTIMVPFGLIFIVFAVHFYRSLVSHKTDRQFQELNELAEFARLQDQLDHRGDHPLTPGSHYA